A portion of the Candidatus Hydrogenedentota bacterium genome contains these proteins:
- a CDS encoding site-2 protease family protein has product MTSVLIFLLVLSFLVFFHEMGHFLAAKACNIYVDRFSVGMPPRVIGFKWGETDYCIGALPIGGFVKMAGQEDAPLSEEEREREYGSIPPDRWFNNKPVWQRMIVLLAGPVANLLLAVVLYGVLVGVGEQVPESVLSPRIGKVEKDYPAATAKLYKMASATDTPDMTGEPDAVGWQPGDLIVSMNGAPIENIVPALAVNALLHGDEMSHDFVIERTGADDSKTYYRCEVMPARKDEERYPRFGVEPFSAVLIASILPETPAEAAGLQADDIILRANGAAVDTSTFLELTQDMPEGQSLDLLVDRAGEKIHLSLAPKTVGRLKAVAWGAPRGSEEPEKAVPVVSFVEEAFEKSTGLQRKDKITAVNGEAVTLKSLQDKLMASPGQTLSVSVERPAILFGLLQRGKELKLDLPVDSVRAIGISMAPKTVFHRVSVSQIIPAALNKSYTAVAQTLLTLKALAMRDVSPKDLGGPVMIFQVTRDAAQMGWGRLLDITALISINLFVFNLLPLPVLDGGQILINGIEGIRRKPVSMVVLERYQTVGLVLIIGLMLFVTWNDVGRLITDMLP; this is encoded by the coding sequence ATGACGAGTGTTTTAATTTTCCTGCTGGTGCTGAGTTTTCTGGTGTTCTTTCACGAGATGGGGCACTTTCTGGCAGCGAAAGCCTGCAACATTTATGTCGACCGCTTCAGCGTGGGCATGCCGCCCCGCGTGATCGGCTTCAAGTGGGGCGAGACGGACTATTGTATCGGCGCTCTCCCCATCGGCGGTTTCGTTAAGATGGCGGGCCAGGAAGACGCGCCGCTCTCCGAGGAGGAACGTGAGCGCGAGTACGGCAGCATTCCGCCGGATCGCTGGTTTAACAACAAGCCCGTGTGGCAGCGCATGATTGTGCTGCTGGCCGGGCCGGTGGCGAACCTCCTGCTCGCGGTGGTGCTCTACGGCGTGCTGGTCGGCGTCGGCGAGCAAGTGCCCGAATCCGTTCTTTCCCCGCGCATCGGCAAGGTGGAGAAGGACTATCCGGCGGCCACGGCGAAGCTGTACAAGATGGCCAGTGCGACGGACACGCCGGACATGACGGGCGAGCCGGACGCGGTGGGCTGGCAACCCGGCGACCTGATTGTGTCGATGAACGGGGCGCCGATAGAGAATATCGTGCCGGCGCTGGCGGTGAATGCCCTCTTGCATGGGGACGAAATGTCCCACGACTTCGTAATCGAACGCACCGGCGCGGATGATTCCAAGACCTACTATCGCTGTGAAGTGATGCCTGCGCGGAAGGACGAGGAGCGCTATCCCCGCTTTGGCGTGGAGCCCTTTTCGGCGGTGCTGATAGCGAGCATTCTTCCCGAAACCCCCGCGGAGGCGGCCGGGTTGCAGGCGGACGACATCATCCTCCGTGCCAATGGGGCGGCGGTGGATACCTCCACCTTTCTCGAATTGACCCAGGACATGCCGGAGGGGCAGAGCCTCGATCTGCTGGTTGATCGGGCCGGTGAAAAGATTCATCTCTCGCTGGCTCCCAAAACCGTTGGACGCCTGAAGGCCGTCGCCTGGGGCGCTCCCCGCGGCTCGGAAGAGCCGGAGAAGGCCGTTCCCGTGGTATCGTTTGTGGAAGAGGCATTCGAAAAGAGCACCGGGCTTCAGCGGAAAGACAAGATTACGGCGGTCAATGGCGAAGCGGTTACCTTGAAATCTCTTCAGGACAAATTGATGGCCAGCCCCGGCCAGACCCTTTCGGTCAGCGTGGAACGTCCCGCGATCCTTTTCGGCCTTCTTCAGCGCGGCAAGGAATTGAAACTCGATCTCCCGGTGGACTCGGTGCGTGCGATTGGTATTTCCATGGCGCCGAAGACGGTGTTTCACCGCGTATCGGTTTCACAGATCATTCCGGCGGCCCTCAACAAGAGCTATACGGCGGTTGCGCAGACCCTGCTTACGCTTAAGGCCCTCGCCATGCGGGATGTGAGCCCGAAGGATCTCGGGGGACCGGTCATGATCTTCCAGGTCACACGCGACGCAGCCCAGATGGGCTGGGGGCGACTGCTGGACATCACGGCCCTCATCAGCATCAATCTGTTCGTATTTAATCTCCTGCCTCTGCCTGTGCTCGACGGCGGCCAGATTCTCATCAATGGAATAGAAGGAATCCGGCGAAAACCCGTCAGCATGGTGGTGCTGGAGCGATACCAGACCGTCGGTCTGGTTCTGATCATCGGCCTCATGCTATTCGTGACCTGGAACGATGTGGGCCGTCTGATCACGGACATGTTGCCCTGA
- a CDS encoding aspartate kinase, with the protein MKKITCKFGGTSLADATNIRIMESIVKADPARRFVVPSAPGKRFDSDKKVTDLLYAWHGIAAQGLDPSEPKRIIRQRFEELARELNVGIDLAALLDEIEARAPRESTPDFMASRGEYLNGRLVAALLGAEFVDPAECIRFTNSGDFDSATYGLLGERLSGDGLYVVPGFYGAMPDGRIKTFSRGGSDVTGSIVARATGSDLYENWTDVPGFLMADPRIVDKPRRIDEVTYQELRELSYMGATVLHDEAIYPVREPGIPIQIRSTREPENPGTLIVASRESKHPLCGIAGRRGFSMINIEKTLMNRERGFGRRALTVLEEHGIGWEHMPTGIDTMSIILRDEEIGGLGDKLVDDLQRRCQPDSIGLVSGLAMVATVGLGMNHHIGVAARLFTALAEANVNVRVIDQGSSEMNIIVGVEEESLERAVTAIYRAFESWE; encoded by the coding sequence TTGAAGAAAATCACCTGCAAATTTGGCGGCACCTCGCTGGCCGACGCTACCAACATTCGTATCATGGAATCCATCGTCAAGGCCGACCCCGCCCGCCGTTTCGTGGTTCCTTCGGCCCCCGGAAAGCGTTTTGACTCCGACAAGAAGGTCACGGACCTCCTCTATGCCTGGCACGGTATTGCCGCCCAGGGGCTGGACCCGTCCGAGCCAAAACGTATCATCCGGCAGCGCTTTGAAGAACTGGCCCGGGAGCTTAATGTCGGCATCGATTTAGCCGCGCTGCTCGACGAGATTGAGGCCCGGGCTCCCCGCGAATCGACGCCCGACTTCATGGCTTCCCGCGGCGAATACCTTAACGGTCGCCTGGTTGCGGCCCTGCTTGGGGCTGAATTTGTGGACCCCGCAGAATGTATCCGCTTCACCAACAGCGGCGACTTCGATTCCGCGACCTACGGATTGCTCGGTGAGCGGCTCTCGGGCGACGGTCTGTATGTAGTGCCCGGTTTTTATGGCGCCATGCCCGATGGTCGCATCAAGACTTTTTCACGAGGGGGCAGCGACGTTACGGGGTCTATCGTGGCGCGCGCAACGGGCTCGGATCTCTACGAGAACTGGACCGACGTGCCTGGCTTCCTCATGGCCGATCCGCGCATTGTGGACAAGCCGCGCCGCATCGACGAGGTCACCTATCAGGAACTGCGCGAATTGTCGTACATGGGCGCCACGGTACTGCACGACGAAGCGATTTATCCCGTGCGCGAACCTGGAATCCCGATTCAGATACGAAGCACCCGGGAACCCGAAAACCCCGGCACCCTGATTGTAGCCAGCCGGGAAAGCAAGCACCCCCTCTGCGGTATCGCAGGACGCCGGGGCTTCAGCATGATCAATATTGAGAAGACGCTGATGAACCGCGAGCGGGGTTTCGGCCGAAGGGCGCTTACCGTGCTTGAAGAGCACGGCATTGGTTGGGAACACATGCCCACCGGCATCGACACCATGTCCATCATTCTCCGGGACGAAGAAATTGGCGGTCTGGGCGATAAGCTGGTCGACGACTTGCAACGGCGCTGCCAACCCGATAGCATAGGGCTGGTGTCGGGTCTGGCTATGGTCGCCACGGTGGGTCTGGGAATGAACCATCATATCGGGGTGGCCGCACGTCTATTTACGGCTCTGGCGGAGGCTAACGTGAATGTTCGCGTTATCGATCAGGGATCGTCGGAGATGAACATTATCGTCGGGGTAGAGGAAGAGTCTCTGGAGCGGGCGGTAACCGCAATTTATCGCGCCTTCGAGTCCTGGGAATAA
- the bshA gene encoding N-acetyl-alpha-D-glucosaminyl L-malate synthase BshA — translation MKIGITCHPSAGGSGIMATELGFALADRGHTVHFVTSEPPFRHKEYRSNLLFHVVDAVSYPLFRTPPYSLALATKIADVAEEYDIDIWHAHYAIPNAAAAIFANEMLPEEKRFGIVTTLHGTDITLVGSDPSFFRVTKFAMERSCAVTAVSQWLNDETMREFKLERPVRTVYNFLDHEKFNGSVTNRCELGCDGSKIIMHISNFRPVKRVTDVVRVFKRVLEKVDATLVMVGEGPERMAAVGVAKQLGISDRIKYLGNYENVETIIPCADLVIQPSEHESFGLVPLEAMACKVPVIATASGGITEVIEHGVSGYLCEVGDIEHMAQCAIELLTNDALARDMGLKGQERALTGFRRDDAVNQYEDVYREVIAMRRAGTCAPLMA, via the coding sequence ATGAAAATCGGCATTACATGCCATCCCTCCGCCGGCGGCAGCGGCATCATGGCGACCGAACTGGGCTTTGCGCTGGCCGACCGCGGCCATACGGTGCACTTTGTCACGTCCGAGCCGCCTTTTCGCCACAAAGAGTACCGCTCCAACCTCCTCTTTCACGTGGTCGACGCGGTATCGTATCCCCTGTTCCGTACGCCGCCCTATTCCCTGGCGCTGGCCACCAAAATCGCCGATGTGGCGGAAGAATATGACATCGATATCTGGCACGCCCACTACGCGATTCCCAATGCGGCCGCGGCAATTTTTGCCAACGAGATGCTTCCCGAAGAGAAGCGATTCGGCATTGTAACCACGCTCCACGGTACGGACATCACGCTGGTGGGCAGCGATCCGTCCTTTTTTCGTGTGACGAAATTCGCGATGGAGCGAAGCTGCGCGGTCACGGCGGTTTCCCAGTGGCTCAACGACGAAACCATGCGGGAGTTCAAGCTGGAACGGCCCGTGCGCACGGTCTACAATTTTCTGGACCACGAGAAATTCAACGGGAGCGTGACCAATCGCTGCGAGCTGGGTTGTGATGGCTCGAAGATCATCATGCACATATCCAACTTCCGCCCCGTGAAGCGCGTCACCGACGTGGTGCGTGTGTTCAAGCGGGTGCTGGAAAAGGTCGACGCCACGCTGGTCATGGTCGGAGAAGGGCCGGAGCGCATGGCGGCGGTGGGTGTGGCCAAACAGCTCGGCATCTCGGACCGGATAAAGTATCTGGGCAACTACGAGAACGTGGAAACGATTATCCCCTGTGCGGATCTGGTGATCCAGCCCAGCGAGCACGAGAGCTTCGGATTGGTTCCCCTGGAGGCTATGGCGTGCAAGGTGCCGGTTATTGCAACGGCGAGCGGAGGCATTACCGAGGTGATCGAGCACGGCGTATCGGGCTACCTGTGCGAAGTGGGCGATATTGAACACATGGCCCAGTGCGCGATCGAACTCTTAACCAATGACGCTCTCGCGCGGGACATGGGGCTCAAAGGTCAGGAGCGGGCCTTGACGGGATTTCGCCGGGATGATGCGGTGAACCAGTACGAGGACGTGTACCGGGAAGTCATCGCCATGCGTCGCGCGGGCACGTGTGCTCCGCTGATGGCATAG
- the bshB1 gene encoding bacillithiol biosynthesis deacetylase BshB1: MSIDVLAIGAHPDDADLGVGGLLCKLGRAGKSAVVLDLTKGELGSRGTAAERKVEALESARLLGILGRRNAGLPDGGIMNTPEQRLVLIRILRELKPALLLAPMAPDRHPDHSAAHSLVRDANFFAGVHGVDTGQAPHRAGTVYYYRAYESDEESPTHVVDISAVFEHKLTALRAFRSQFYNPDYTGPETLIASSAFWEGITTRAEYWGARIGVRYGEPLYGTLPVAMDLPPELEKHT, translated from the coding sequence GTGAGTATAGACGTGTTGGCGATAGGCGCTCACCCGGACGACGCCGACCTGGGCGTGGGCGGCCTGCTGTGCAAGCTCGGCCGGGCTGGGAAGTCCGCGGTGGTGCTCGATCTGACCAAAGGCGAGCTGGGTTCACGGGGCACCGCGGCCGAGCGTAAAGTCGAGGCCCTGGAGTCCGCGAGACTGCTGGGCATTCTGGGGCGGCGCAATGCGGGACTTCCAGACGGTGGCATCATGAATACGCCGGAGCAGCGTCTCGTATTGATACGTATACTGCGTGAATTGAAACCGGCCTTGCTGTTGGCCCCGATGGCGCCCGATCGCCATCCGGATCATAGCGCGGCCCATTCGCTGGTGCGGGACGCCAACTTTTTTGCCGGTGTCCATGGCGTGGATACGGGACAAGCCCCTCATCGCGCGGGCACAGTTTACTATTATCGCGCGTACGAATCAGACGAAGAATCCCCGACGCACGTGGTTGATATTTCCGCCGTCTTTGAGCATAAGCTGACTGCGCTGCGCGCTTTCCGATCCCAATTTTACAACCCCGACTATACCGGGCCCGAGACCCTGATCGCCTCGTCCGCATTCTGGGAGGGTATTACGACCCGAGCCGAATACTGGGGGGCCCGCATCGGCGTTCGCTACGGCGAGCCGCTCTATGGCACACTACCGGTGGCCATGGACCTGCCGCCGGAACTGGAGAAGCACACATGA
- the bshC gene encoding bacillithiol biosynthesis cysteine-adding enzyme BshC, with translation MASLIEDYLAGHPELMKFYAGVPRGVTGADLSPAPWNASLVDGIRRYQAHIGSNGTLRGDEGVFITGQQPGIFTGPLYTIYKAITAIKLAQAASETSGHAFLPIYWVGGDDHDFDEIREAHLLSRNHVDVSLALLPAPGQVASSIYRLPVRDELHDLAELAAAQAPGSEFSGEILGFLHESLQASANLSEWHARLMARLFRDTPLVIFTPELPEARELAIPVFEREIRHPLASTRLLNEGGARLESAGYGAQVVKGDDTCNFFLERAGVRCRVRHGEGLFILPDTGERFSEAELLELLHREPGVFTANVGLRCIVQQTLFPVRSYVAGPGEVAYWGQLKEVFEFFERPMPIVYPRMRAALTSLKSNKLLEKYKLRIGDLYAPAESLEERALRSAAQDPSLAVLTGRADAIIRELEGMERDFDALGKAGRQALPLGRQFQAQVRQGLDYLERSLLRADEGRTATVRSQLARLGTELAPGRKPQERHYTIFSWLFQYGWELVPRLTATLDHNDFSLQEVEL, from the coding sequence ATGGCTTCCCTGATCGAGGATTACCTGGCGGGCCATCCGGAGCTCATGAAGTTCTACGCGGGTGTACCCCGTGGCGTGACGGGTGCGGACCTCTCCCCCGCCCCCTGGAACGCTTCGCTCGTGGACGGGATCCGGCGCTACCAGGCTCACATCGGAAGCAACGGCACGCTGCGCGGTGACGAGGGGGTGTTTATCACCGGGCAACAGCCGGGCATTTTTACCGGTCCCCTGTACACGATTTACAAGGCCATCACCGCGATAAAGCTCGCTCAAGCCGCCTCGGAAACGTCGGGCCACGCATTCCTTCCCATATATTGGGTCGGCGGCGATGATCATGATTTTGATGAGATTCGTGAAGCCCACCTGCTGAGCAGGAACCATGTGGATGTTTCCTTAGCCCTGTTGCCCGCGCCTGGACAAGTGGCGAGCTCCATCTACCGGCTGCCCGTGCGCGATGAACTGCATGATCTGGCCGAGTTGGCCGCGGCCCAGGCTCCGGGTTCGGAATTTTCCGGCGAAATCCTGGGTTTTCTCCACGAGAGCCTTCAGGCCTCGGCAAATCTCTCGGAATGGCATGCCCGGCTCATGGCGCGTCTTTTTCGCGACACGCCCCTGGTCATCTTCACGCCCGAACTCCCCGAAGCCCGCGAGCTTGCCATTCCGGTCTTTGAGCGCGAAATACGCCATCCGCTGGCGAGCACGCGGCTCCTGAACGAAGGCGGCGCGCGCCTGGAATCCGCGGGCTATGGCGCTCAGGTCGTGAAGGGTGACGATACCTGCAATTTCTTCCTCGAACGCGCGGGCGTGCGCTGTAGAGTTCGCCATGGGGAAGGTCTTTTCATACTTCCGGATACGGGTGAGCGATTCAGCGAGGCGGAATTGCTCGAATTGCTCCATCGGGAGCCGGGAGTGTTCACGGCCAATGTGGGGCTTCGTTGTATCGTGCAACAGACCTTGTTTCCAGTGCGTTCCTATGTGGCCGGTCCCGGCGAAGTGGCCTATTGGGGCCAGCTAAAGGAAGTCTTCGAGTTCTTCGAACGTCCGATGCCGATCGTTTATCCACGCATGCGCGCGGCCCTCACCAGCCTGAAATCCAACAAGCTTCTGGAGAAGTACAAATTGCGGATTGGGGATCTTTACGCCCCAGCGGAATCATTGGAAGAGCGTGCACTGCGCAGCGCCGCACAGGATCCGTCGTTGGCCGTATTGACCGGCCGCGCGGATGCCATCATCCGTGAGCTCGAAGGGATGGAGCGGGACTTCGACGCGCTCGGCAAGGCGGGCCGACAGGCGCTGCCGCTCGGCAGGCAATTTCAGGCGCAGGTACGCCAGGGTCTGGACTATCTGGAGCGCTCGCTGCTCCGGGCCGATGAAGGCCGCACCGCCACCGTGCGCAGCCAGCTCGCGCGCCTGGGTACGGAACTGGCCCCCGGACGCAAGCCCCAGGAACGGCACTATACGATCTTCTCCTGGCTGTTTCAGTATGGTTGGGAACTCGTGCCGAGATTGACCGCCACCCTGGATCATAATGATTTTTCCCTGCAGGAGGTGGAGTTGTGA
- a CDS encoding sulfatase: MRTFSVSSLLLLLVCTAMLTACRPAEEKEAAAPGAGYNVAVILVDTLRPDHLGCFGHDKPTSPFIDGLAKEGVLFEEARSASTFTGEAVAALLTGRPPAMSESGLGWTARPAPMEENLPGLFQRAGYRTGIFSTSFVMRFKGFYDSFQESELFPSVPNTSALDDKLTDAALAFAERHRDVPTFQYLHYYAPHAPYNPPEAFLRPFDIDRELMDPASEVHPAALVARGMKADDPRLAELRKHYDAEIAFIDGSIRRYVEGLEKLGTLSRTVIVLVSDHGEEFMEHGFADHAWNLHEETLRIPMILWAPSLFAPRRVRDPVSIVDIMPTLLRCLHVPHEAYGAPEAGQYLFQARDEAWGYVPRRGPIYASLFPESRAQLHSVVFEQYKYIAGPRWLEGQEYAQFWMLQNVMAAEARTADFLPMNPWAPPEREALYDLKADPDEKHDVAREMPEVLERGRALMKAYQRASVPFRSALPAGVDSDPFGPEYVTKGLKTLAEGASEGAEPTEGIERIDPEVIEGLETMGYL; encoded by the coding sequence ATGCGCACCTTCTCAGTCTCGTCTTTATTGCTCCTGCTCGTATGTACGGCCATGCTGACCGCCTGTCGGCCTGCGGAGGAGAAAGAGGCGGCCGCGCCCGGCGCGGGTTACAACGTCGCTGTGATACTCGTCGACACCCTGCGCCCCGATCACCTGGGGTGCTTTGGCCATGACAAGCCAACCTCGCCCTTCATCGACGGCCTTGCGAAGGAAGGTGTTCTTTTCGAAGAGGCCCGTTCCGCGTCCACCTTTACCGGCGAGGCCGTAGCCGCGCTGCTCACCGGACGTCCACCGGCCATGAGCGAATCGGGACTCGGCTGGACCGCACGGCCCGCGCCGATGGAGGAAAACTTGCCCGGTCTCTTCCAGCGGGCGGGATATCGGACCGGTATCTTCTCCACCTCCTTTGTTATGCGCTTTAAAGGCTTCTATGACAGCTTTCAGGAGTCGGAGCTATTTCCCAGCGTTCCCAATACATCCGCCCTGGATGACAAGTTGACGGACGCGGCCCTGGCCTTTGCCGAGCGCCACCGGGACGTACCCACGTTCCAGTATCTGCACTATTATGCGCCCCACGCCCCTTACAATCCGCCGGAGGCCTTTCTCAGGCCATTTGATATCGACCGGGAGCTCATGGACCCCGCCAGCGAGGTGCACCCCGCGGCGCTGGTGGCCCGCGGAATGAAGGCGGACGATCCGCGCCTCGCGGAGTTAAGAAAACACTATGACGCCGAGATCGCCTTTATCGATGGATCGATTCGTCGATATGTGGAGGGGCTGGAGAAGCTGGGCACCCTCTCCAGGACCGTAATTGTTCTGGTTTCTGATCATGGCGAGGAATTCATGGAGCACGGCTTCGCGGATCATGCCTGGAATCTTCATGAGGAGACTTTGCGCATTCCCATGATTCTCTGGGCCCCTTCCCTATTCGCACCGCGGCGCGTGAGAGATCCTGTGTCCATTGTGGACATCATGCCCACGCTGCTCCGTTGCCTGCACGTACCCCATGAGGCCTATGGAGCGCCGGAAGCGGGGCAGTATCTCTTCCAGGCGCGGGACGAGGCGTGGGGCTATGTGCCGAGAAGGGGGCCCATCTATGCCAGCCTCTTTCCCGAGAGCCGTGCGCAGCTTCATTCGGTAGTTTTCGAACAATACAAATACATTGCTGGACCTCGCTGGCTTGAGGGACAGGAATACGCGCAATTCTGGATGTTGCAGAATGTCATGGCGGCCGAGGCGCGCACGGCGGATTTCCTGCCAATGAACCCCTGGGCCCCGCCGGAACGGGAGGCGCTCTATGATTTAAAGGCGGACCCGGATGAAAAGCATGATGTGGCGCGTGAGATGCCCGAAGTGCTGGAACGGGGTCGGGCGTTGATGAAGGCGTATCAGAGGGCCTCAGTTCCCTTTCGCTCCGCGCTGCCTGCGGGCGTTGACAGCGATCCTTTTGGGCCGGAATATGTGACGAAGGGGTTGAAGACGCTTGCCGAAGGGGCGAGCGAAGGGGCGGAGCCGACGGAAGGGATCGAGCGCATCGACCCCGAGGTGATTGAGGGGCTGGAGACGATGGGGTATTTGTGA
- a CDS encoding class I SAM-dependent methyltransferase has product MNTKSTERTVEKDWFAHAFDALYPVVYAHRTVEAATAESAFAIEQLRLCKSCSVLDLCCGNGRHMVHLLKHTPHVVGLDYSPDLLEIARKQLGTTGHLLRGDMRAIPFRGAFDALANFFTSFGYFCSESENLAVAQGIARALKPGGRFFVDYLNPAYLRAHLDPESLRVSGRFEIRERRWIDETTRRVNKITEVERDGAIINRSSESVRLYERSELLALLERAGLRMESCYGNYDGDPVREDTPRQIVVGTRL; this is encoded by the coding sequence TTGAACACGAAGTCGACCGAGCGCACGGTGGAAAAGGACTGGTTTGCCCATGCCTTTGACGCCCTGTATCCGGTTGTCTACGCCCACCGGACCGTGGAGGCCGCCACGGCGGAATCCGCCTTTGCGATCGAGCAGCTTCGCCTCTGCAAGTCCTGTTCCGTGCTGGATTTGTGTTGCGGAAACGGTCGACACATGGTCCACCTGCTTAAGCATACGCCCCACGTGGTCGGGCTCGACTACTCCCCCGACCTGCTGGAGATTGCGCGGAAGCAATTGGGTACGACCGGCCATTTGCTGCGTGGCGATATGCGGGCCATTCCCTTCAGGGGCGCTTTCGATGCGCTGGCCAATTTCTTCACTAGCTTCGGATATTTCTGCAGCGAGTCTGAGAATCTCGCCGTGGCCCAGGGCATTGCCCGGGCGCTCAAGCCGGGTGGCCGCTTCTTTGTGGACTACTTGAACCCCGCCTACTTGCGGGCTCACCTGGATCCGGAATCTCTTCGCGTTTCAGGGAGATTTGAGATTCGTGAACGCCGCTGGATTGACGAGACCACCAGGCGCGTGAACAAAATCACCGAGGTCGAACGTGACGGCGCCATCATTAACCGTAGCTCAGAGTCGGTACGCCTCTATGAACGCTCAGAGTTGCTGGCCTTGCTGGAGCGTGCGGGCCTTCGCATGGAGTCATGCTATGGCAACTACGACGGTGATCCCGTGCGGGAAGACACACCGCGACAGATCGTCGTCGGAACGCGGCTCTAA
- the pyk gene encoding pyruvate kinase, protein MRRQTKIVCTIGPASCSPEMIERLIDAGMDVARLNFSHGSHESHKERIKIIREVSARKNANVAILMDLQGPKIRTGKLIPPHVVNLEPGASITVTTDKIVGDVNRISTTYANLPHDVKPGDRILLSDGTLELCVESVAPPEVHCTVVRGGELGESKGINLPGVSIAEPSLTDKDRIDVALSIAEKVDFVALSFVRSPDDIRGLRELLRESNSDIGIVAKIERPEALVHIKEIAALSDAVMVARGDLGVEVNFEDVPSIQKTLINSCNELGVPVITATQMLESMVYAGRPTRAEVTDVANAIYDGTDAVMLSAETASGKYPVEACTVMARVAAKTDAETQRTSTDRRMRELRRDELKKRREGMRGVHLNSYADAIGQAVFRMCESLDITRIVCFTKTGYTAGAIARYRPRVRITAITNRESTCRKCAIMWGVSAVLTKDFDLIEVMVHEVEEQLLRHKAAAEGDTIIIVAGTPLAEGGRTNMLKLHTVGDSGDDI, encoded by the coding sequence ATGCGCCGTCAAACCAAAATAGTGTGTACCATCGGGCCCGCGTCGTGTAGTCCCGAAATGATCGAGAGGCTGATTGATGCGGGCATGGACGTGGCCCGCCTCAATTTCTCCCACGGCAGCCACGAATCGCACAAGGAGCGGATCAAAATCATCCGCGAAGTGTCCGCGCGAAAAAATGCCAATGTGGCGATTCTTATGGATCTGCAGGGGCCGAAAATACGGACCGGGAAGCTCATCCCTCCCCACGTGGTCAATCTGGAGCCCGGCGCCAGCATCACGGTTACCACCGATAAGATCGTCGGCGATGTGAATCGCATCTCCACGACCTACGCCAATCTCCCCCACGACGTCAAACCGGGAGACCGCATTCTGCTTTCCGACGGCACCCTGGAACTTTGCGTGGAGAGCGTCGCTCCTCCCGAAGTCCATTGCACGGTGGTGCGCGGCGGAGAACTGGGCGAGAGCAAGGGAATCAATCTTCCGGGCGTGTCCATTGCCGAACCCTCCCTGACGGACAAAGATCGCATCGACGTAGCCCTCAGTATCGCCGAAAAGGTAGATTTTGTCGCCCTTTCCTTCGTCCGCTCACCCGACGATATCCGAGGGCTGCGGGAGCTCCTCCGGGAATCCAATTCCGATATCGGGATCGTCGCAAAAATCGAGCGCCCGGAAGCGCTGGTCCATATCAAAGAGATTGCCGCACTCAGCGATGCCGTCATGGTCGCCCGGGGTGATCTGGGTGTCGAAGTGAACTTTGAAGACGTCCCCAGTATCCAGAAGACGCTAATCAACTCCTGCAACGAGCTCGGCGTGCCGGTTATTACGGCGACGCAGATGCTTGAGTCCATGGTCTATGCCGGGAGACCCACCCGGGCCGAAGTTACCGATGTGGCCAATGCCATCTATGACGGCACGGACGCGGTCATGCTCTCCGCGGAGACGGCATCGGGCAAGTATCCCGTGGAGGCCTGCACCGTGATGGCCCGCGTGGCCGCGAAAACCGATGCGGAGACACAGCGGACCTCGACGGACCGACGCATGCGCGAATTGCGCCGGGACGAACTGAAGAAGCGGCGCGAGGGCATGCGTGGCGTTCACCTGAACTCCTATGCCGACGCTATCGGCCAGGCGGTCTTTCGCATGTGCGAGAGCCTGGATATCACCCGGATTGTCTGCTTCACCAAGACCGGATACACGGCCGGCGCCATCGCCCGTTATCGCCCTCGTGTTCGCATTACGGCGATCACCAATCGTGAGTCTACCTGCCGCAAGTGCGCCATCATGTGGGGCGTTTCCGCCGTACTGACCAAGGATTTCGATCTTATCGAAGTCATGGTGCATGAAGTGGAAGAGCAATTGCTTCGACACAAGGCGGCTGCGGAGGGCGACACGATCATTATTGTTGCCGGCACCCCTCTGGCGGAGGGCGGGCGGACCAATATGTTGAAGCTCCACACGGTGGGCGATTCCGGGGACGATATTTAA